A stretch of Sulfurimonas xiamenensis DNA encodes these proteins:
- a CDS encoding M23 family metallopeptidase — protein MNNHFTITIEDDRGVKEFNLHKFIKKVIYYALLFIGTSAFIAVGTILYLNYTVEKIELKRQNMQKAYLALKEKNRVLDESIKETQLSLIDKKRELAEVSESLSEIETLIGLTPAAEMTLAERVNLTKLNSEHMTTLMQFVPSGSPVEYKGITSKFGYRVHPILRSKEFHRGIDLRAAINTPVYATADGIVEWAGYHKKSGFGNLVILQHNYGFRTYFGHLNKIVIKSGKFVKKGDLIAYTGNSGKSSGPHLHYEIRFIQRAVNPLEFVKWSLKNYKDIFEKENKIPWHSLIEATVYIKVSNPTQSLPSLQMDLQQ, from the coding sequence ATGAATAACCATTTTACTATTACAATAGAGGATGATAGAGGTGTAAAAGAGTTTAATCTTCATAAATTTATAAAAAAAGTTATCTATTATGCTCTTCTATTTATAGGAACTTCTGCTTTTATTGCCGTGGGGACAATTTTATACTTAAATTATACAGTAGAAAAAATAGAATTAAAACGACAAAATATGCAAAAAGCGTATCTGGCGCTTAAAGAAAAAAACAGAGTATTAGATGAGAGCATAAAAGAAACGCAATTATCTCTTATCGATAAAAAAAGAGAACTTGCGGAGGTTTCAGAATCACTTTCTGAGATAGAGACATTAATTGGTTTGACTCCCGCAGCAGAGATGACGCTTGCCGAGAGAGTGAATTTAACAAAGTTAAATTCTGAACATATGACAACGCTTATGCAGTTTGTGCCAAGTGGTTCTCCTGTAGAGTATAAAGGAATTACAAGCAAATTTGGTTATAGAGTACATCCTATATTAAGATCAAAAGAGTTTCATCGAGGCATCGATTTGCGAGCAGCGATTAATACCCCTGTTTACGCAACAGCTGATGGAATTGTTGAATGGGCGGGTTATCATAAGAAGAGCGGCTTCGGCAATCTCGTGATTCTTCAGCATAATTATGGCTTTAGAACTTATTTTGGGCATTTAAACAAAATTGTGATAAAATCAGGAAAATTTGTAAAAAAAGGTGATTTGATTGCATATACCGGCAACTCAGGTAAAAGCAGCGGTCCACATCTTCATTATGAAATCAGATTTATTCAAAGAGCGGTTAATCCTTTGGAATTTGTAAAGTGGAGTCTTAAAAATTATAAAGATATATTTGAAAAAGAAAATAAAATACCATGGCACTCTTTAATAGAAGCTACCGTTTATATAAAAGTTTCAAACCCGACACAATCACTGCCATCATTACAAATGGATTTACAGCAGTAA
- a CDS encoding bifunctional folylpolyglutamate synthase/dihydrofolate synthase yields the protein MTLQEYLNTKPLYYEKIDYTRMPRVYEKIKSFLNHPKIIHIIGTNGKGTTGRFLANALYSMGFSTGHYTSPHILEFNERIWKNGKNVSNAELEEAYAELQKILSKDDASSLSYFEYTTLLAVIIFKKCDYIIMEAGLGGEFDATAVFAKTLTLVTPIAYDHETFLGSDIEQIAATKLNAIQNNAILAMQNYKDVYKVADKLSSEKKLNIYRVEELLSSADKQKIEEISKKLSLVPYLIENLSLSIAALNFLKLEYAAANFQNPPLFGRVTKINENIIVDVGHNVLAAKSLVNALIGNKYIVIYNSYKDKNYKEILSILKPIILQVEIIVIHDQRAAKIEDIQSTLNNLEIKHTIFQEIKPGYKYLVFGSFSVVETFLKNYYE from the coding sequence ATGACACTACAAGAGTATTTAAATACTAAACCGCTCTATTATGAGAAGATTGATTATACTCGTATGCCGCGAGTATATGAAAAAATTAAATCATTTTTAAATCATCCTAAGATAATTCATATAATTGGAACAAATGGAAAAGGCACAACCGGCCGTTTTTTGGCTAATGCTTTGTACTCAATGGGTTTTAGTACAGGTCATTATACATCTCCGCATATTTTAGAGTTTAATGAAAGAATATGGAAAAATGGTAAAAATGTAAGTAATGCAGAGTTGGAAGAGGCATATGCAGAGCTTCAAAAAATTTTGAGCAAAGATGATGCATCTTCACTTAGTTACTTTGAATACACTACACTTTTAGCAGTGATAATTTTTAAAAAGTGTGATTATATTATAATGGAAGCTGGCCTTGGCGGAGAGTTTGATGCAACTGCGGTATTTGCTAAAACATTAACACTTGTAACTCCTATCGCATATGACCATGAAACTTTTTTAGGCTCAGATATAGAGCAAATAGCTGCTACAAAATTAAATGCAATTCAAAACAATGCTATATTGGCTATGCAAAACTACAAAGATGTTTATAAGGTTGCTGATAAATTAAGTAGTGAAAAAAAACTCAATATTTACAGAGTTGAAGAGCTTTTAAGTAGTGCAGATAAGCAAAAAATAGAAGAAATTTCAAAAAAACTCTCTCTAGTGCCGTATTTAATAGAAAATTTATCATTAAGTATAGCTGCATTGAACTTTTTAAAGCTTGAATATGCAGCAGCAAATTTCCAAAATCCGCCTCTTTTTGGAAGAGTGACAAAAATAAATGAAAATATAATAGTTGATGTGGGGCATAATGTCTTAGCGGCAAAAAGCTTGGTGAACGCCCTAATAGGAAACAAATATATTGTGATTTATAATAGTTACAAAGATAAAAATTACAAAGAAATCTTATCAATACTTAAGCCAATTATTTTGCAAGTGGAGATAATTGTTATACATGATCAAAGAGCTGCCAAAATAGAGGATATTCAAAGCACTTTAAATAATTTAGAGATAAAACATACTATTTTTCAAGAGATAAAACCCGGATATAAATATTTGGTTTTTGGTTCTTTTAGTGTTGTTGAAACATTTTTAAAGAATTATTATGAATAA
- the lptE gene encoding LPS assembly lipoprotein LptE: MKLFYNIKIFLLLFLVFIILSGCGYKPSAKFSRDVLGEKISTSVIISVQDPENTVVIKDEIDRAVVEVFQASLVSRSVSDTHLVIKMNEPSYAPITYDVNGYITGYRMSVVLNIEKYTNGSSKNYTTRGFYDFSVAPNAIVTDQDRFEAIGFAAQRAIKSFAAQVSAEGARAEKQQ, from the coding sequence TTGAAACTGTTTTATAATATTAAAATCTTTTTATTACTATTTTTAGTTTTCATCATATTAAGCGGTTGCGGGTATAAACCCAGTGCTAAATTTTCTCGGGATGTATTAGGAGAGAAGATAAGCACAAGCGTTATAATCTCTGTGCAAGATCCTGAAAATACAGTTGTAATAAAAGATGAGATTGATAGAGCAGTTGTAGAAGTTTTCCAGGCGTCGCTAGTAAGCAGATCAGTATCAGATACGCATTTGGTAATAAAAATGAATGAACCTAGTTACGCGCCAATTACCTATGATGTAAATGGTTATATAACAGGCTATCGAATGAGTGTTGTGTTAAATATTGAAAAATACACAAACGGCTCTTCAAAAAATTATACCACAAGAGGGTTTTATGATTTTTCAGTAGCACCAAATGCTATAGTTACTGATCAAGATAGATTTGAGGCTATTGGATTTGCTGCACAAAGAGCTATTAAATCATTTGCAGCTCAAGTTTCTGCTGAAGGAGCAAGAGCTGAAAAACAGCAGTAA